Part of the Palaemon carinicauda isolate YSFRI2023 chromosome 8, ASM3689809v2, whole genome shotgun sequence genome is shown below.
cgaaaaagaccttcagataaaggaacatggaaaattgatggaaaaatgaacttgtaaaggaattgaaaaatcaagttggtgaattgaaggcagaaaaaactaaatTGGAATCTGAATGtgccgaaaaagaccttcagatgaaggaacatgaaaaattgatgggaaatatcagaaatgaaaatgaagtagtgaagaaagaacaaattgagaaaaatgaacttgtaaaggaattgaaaaaggaagttggtgaattaaaGGCAGAAAAATCTagactggaatctgaatgcgtcgaaaaagaccttcagatgaaggaacaggaaaatttgatggaatttatcAGAAAGGAAAACGAAGTAGTGAAGTCagaaaaatttgagaaaaaagaacttgtaaaggaattgaaaaataaagttggtgaattgaaggcagaaaaaactaaactggaatctgaatgtgccgaaaaagaccttcagatgaaggaacatgaaaaattgatgggaaatatcagaaatgaaaacgaAGTAGCGAAGAAAGAACAAATTGGGAAAAAAGAACTGTTAGGAATTGAAAAatcaagttggtgaattgaaggcagaaaaaactaaactggaatctgaatgcatcgaaaaagaccttcagatgaaggaacaggaaaatttgatggaatttatcAGAAAGGAAAACGAAGTAGTGAAGTCAGAACAATTTGAGAAAAAAGAacttgtaaaggaattgaaaaataaagttggtgaattgaaggcagaaaaaactaaattggaatctgaatgtgtcgaaaaagaccttcagatgaaggaacatgaaaaattgatgggaaatatcagaaatgaaaatgaagtagtgaagaaagaacaaattgagaaaaatgaacttgtaaaggaattgaaaaaggaagttggtgaattaaaGGCAGAAAAATCTagactggaatctgaatgcgtcgaaaaagaccttcagatgaaggaacaggaaaatttgatggaatttatcAGAAAGGAAAACGAAGTAGTGAAGTCagaaaaatttgagaaaaaagaacttgtaaaggaattgaaaaataaagttggtgaattgaaggcagaaaaaactaaactggaatctgaatgtgccgaaaaagaccttcagatgaaggaacatgaaaaattgatgggaaatatcagaaatgaaaacgaAGTAGCGAAGAAAGAACAAATTGGGAAAAAAGAACTGTTAGGAATTGAAAAatcaagttggtgaattgaaggcagaaaaaactaaactggaatctgaatgcatcgaaaaagaccttcagatgaaggaacaggaaaatttgatggaatttatcAGAAAGGAAAACGAAGTAGTGAAGTCagaaaaatttgagaaaaaagaacttgtaaaggaattgaaaaataaagttggtgaattgaaggcagaaaaaactaaactggaatctgaatgtgccgaaaaagaccttcagatgaaggaacatgaaaaattgatgggaaatatcagaaatgaaaacgaAGTAGCGAAGAAAGAACAAATTGGGAAAAAAGAACTGTTAGGAATTGAAAAatcaagttggtgaattgaaggcagaaaaaactaaactggaatctgaatgcatcgaaaaagaccttcagatgaaggaacaggaaaatttgatggaatttatcAGAAAGGAAAACGAAGTAGTGAAGTCAGAACAATTTGAGAAAAAAGAacttgtaaaggaattgaaaaataaagttggtgaattgaaggcagaaaaaactaaattggaatctgaatgtgtcgaaaaagaccttcagatgaaggaacatgaaaaattgatgggaaatatcagaaatgaaaatgaagtagtgaagaaagaacaaattgagaaaaatgaacttgtaaaggaattgaaaaaggaagttggtgaattaaaGGCAGAAAAATCTagactggaatctgaatgcgtcgaaaaagaccttcagatgaaggaacaggaaaatttgatggaatttatcAGAAAGGAAAACGAAGTAGTGAAGTCagaaaaatttgagaaaaaagaacttgtaaaggaattgaaaaataaagttggtgaattgaaggcagaaaaaactaaactggaatctgaatgtgccgaaaaagaccttcagatgaaggaacatgaaaaattgatgggaaatatcagaaatgaaaacgaAGTAGCGAAGAAAGAACAAATTGGGAAAAAAGAACTGTTAGGAATTGAAAAatcaagttggtgaattgaaggcagaaaaaactaaactggaatctgaatgcatcgaaaaagaccttcagatgaaggaacaggaaaattTGATTGAATTTATCAGAAAGGAAAACGAAGTAGTGAAGTCAGAACAATTTGAGAAAAAAGAacttgtaaaggaattgaaaaataaagttggcgaattgaaggcagaaaaaactaaactggaatctgaatgtgtcgaaaaagaccttcagatgaaggaacatgaaaaattgatggaaaatatcagaaatgaaaatgaagtagtgaagcaagaacaaattgagaaaaatgaactagtaatggaattgaaaaataaagtagATGAATTTAAGCAAGAAAGAGAGAAACTTAAAGCTGACATGGCGCAATATTATGAAAAACTGGAATTTTTGTGCAAAATAAAAGACCTTAAGATAATGGAACGAAATATGATTGCGGAgagttttgaaaatgaaaatgaagaaatgaagaaggcgCAAAGTAAGAACatggagcaactgaataaactgaagaAAAGTGTAGTTAGTGAACTAAACGCTGAAAAAGAGAAACTGGAAGCTGAATGCgctgaaaaagaccttcagatgaagaaactgaagaattggctggaaaatctcagaaatgaaaatgagaaagtgaagaccaatcaaaatgagaaaacaaaaaacctaaataaattgaaaagaGACGTTTTGGGATTGAAGGTAGAAAAAGCTGAATTGAAATCAGAATATTTTGAAAAAGACCTTCAGGTGAAGAAACTGATAAATTTGctggaaaatctcagaaatgaaaatgagaaagtgAAGACCAATCAAAATCAGGAAATGGAACAACTCAATAAATGGAAACGTGAAGTTGACCAactgaaggaagaaagagagaaaattaaagcTGACATGGCGCAAGATAATGAAAAACTGGAATTTGCGTGTAAATAAAAGACCTTGAGATAATGGAACGAAATATGATTGTGGAGAAGTTTGAAACTGAAAACAAAGAAATGAAGAAGGTGCATACTAAGAACatggagcaactgaataaactgaaaagTGTAGTTTGTGAACTGAAGGCAGAAAAGGAGAAGCTGGTGGCTGAGAAGGCGGAAGTTCATAAAGCTGAGAATAAGGATGAACAGAAGAGGAAAAGCTTATTGATGGCTGGATTATTTGCGCAGATGAATAACAGTCCCAAATATGAAGTAGATATTTTCACCGAAGCCCTGAGTATGGAGGCGCACTACGAAAAAGAAACAGCTATTCTGCATGTCCTTCGGGCTGAAGCGAACTCAGCCACTGAGAATCCTCCTCATATAGATTTTGTTTTGGACTGTTCAATGGCTATCGAGAAAGGTCTGGAAGGATGGAAAGCGTATATGTTACGAGGGAGGCACCTCGTCAAACTTGGCATTTTCGAAGCTGCCTTGAAGGACTTCGAAACGGTCAAGGTTAAGAAATCAGAGAAATTTCTAAAAATCATAGAAGATACTAAAGCACTGCAGAAGGAATGGGAAGAAAAGGGTCACTATGAGATTCTGGGTTTGGAACAGACGGCCACAAAGGCAGAAATTATAAGATCCTTCAGGGACTTGTCTATGATGTTCCACCCAGACAGACATCGGGACAAACCCGAATTcctacaggaggcattcgaggagaagtacaGAAAGGTGGTTAATGCTAAACTTATTCTGGTGGACGAAGGAAACCGAAGAGATTATGATGAAGAGCTACGCCATGAAAAGGAATACGATCACTGGGAGAGGAGTGGTGGTCAGTGGTATCGTCAGGGGCCAACAAGGCATCAGCCAGGGCAGTGGAATCAACAGCGTCGGCAGTATAATCAAGGACGCCCAAGATGGGAAGATCATCGTCAGTACTATCAAGGACCAAGAAGGGATCAACATCGTCAAGGGAATCAatactattattaatgatatcgTAATGTGTAAAGGATAGATCATTGCAATTTGGTGcagtgaacatgaaaaaaaaaaataaaaaagtaaaaaattccaaaaaaatgaaaaaaaatagaatatatatatatgtatatatatatatatatatatatatatatatatgtatatatatatatatatatatatatatatatatatatatatatatatatatatatatatatagtagaaagatatttttagtataagtttcagttgaatttttcagtttggtgcaatgaacatgaaaaaaatgaaaaaaaagaaaaaatctaatatatatatatatatatatatatatatatatatatatatatatatatatatatatatagtggaaaaatatttttagtataagtttcagttgaattttttaagtataagtttcagttgaattcttTAGTATAaaattcagttgaatttttcagtttagaaaaaaataaaaaatcctaaaaaataaaaaaataaaaaatccaaaaaataaaaaaaaatagaaaaatctaaatacacacacacatatatatatatatatatatatatatatatatatatatatatatatatatatatatatatatatatatatatatatctatatatatatatatatatatatatatatatatatatatatatatatatatatatatatatatatatacatagtggaaAAACATTTTTAGTATAACTTTCAGTTGAATTttatagtataagtttcagttgaattctttagtataagtttcagttgaattattttattataagtttcagttgaatttttcagattAGTGCTGTgaactttgggaaaaaaaaatatagtggaaaaatattttagcataagtttcagacGAGTCGTACAGTTTACTGCTGTGAACAGAACAAAttgaaaatcccaaaaaaatagggaatgaaaaaatccaaaaaaaaatacaaaataaaaaccgaaaaaatagaaaaaaatatgtatagtggaaaatatttttagtataagtttcagttgaggtttagtttagttttagtttagtttagtaaataagttttaatGCAAtgccttccagatgcaaatggaatactctgcaagaaggattcagcagaaggaagaagtcacacttgttttggattgcagtgttccttgacaaagattcacctgtactgtttctttgccaggtggacATGCAAAAGAAACAAttttgacttcttttagtacgctgtgtcccttcaagatcATTCCATTGTTCTAGAATAGTGGATAAGGAATATGTTTAGGgctgtaaacagaaaaaaaaaataataaaaacccccaaaaataaaaaaaataaaaaaaataaaaaaaatgaaaaatatgtatattgGAGAATATTTTCAGCATAAGTTTCagtatatttttagtttatttttgttttgttttagtttagtttagatttaagttttagttttagttatagtttagttttgtgaggaaataagttttttatataaggccttccagatgcaaatggaataatctacaagatggactcagcagagggaagaagtcccacttgttttggaatgcactgttccttgataaagattcacttgtactgtttctttatcaagtggaaagatgcagaagaaacaagtctgacttcttttagaacgctgagtccccccaggaagattccattttactagaatagtggatcaggaatttGTTTAGTACTGTGAGCATagaaagaaattagaaaataaaaaaaaatccagaaaagctataattaacaaaataaaatattgagtCCAGCTTTCCAGGTGCAATAGAAATAATATACAAGATGGAATCAGCAGTGGGAAGAAGTCTCACTAGTTCTGGATTGCACAGTTACTTGACAAAgactcacttgtactgtttctttgtcaggtggacagagcCAGAAGAAACAAGCCTGACTTCTTTTaggacgctgtgttccctcaagaagattccattgttctggaatagtggatgaggaatatgtttggtgctcaGAACagagaataaaatatggagtccggtCTTCCAGatgcaaaagaaataatctacaagatggactcagcagagggaagaagtccaaCTTGTTTTCGAATGCACTGttacttgataaagattcacttgtactgtttctttgtcaggtggacagatgctaAAGAAACAAGCCTGACTTCTTTTAGGACGCTGTGTTCCTTCCAGAAGATTCCATTGTTCTGGCATAGTGGATAAGGAATATGTTTAGGGTTGTGAACAtaggaagaaaatagaaaattataaaaagaatccaGAAAAGCTATAATTTACAAAATAGAATATGGAGtccggccttccagatgcaaaggaaataatctagaagatggactcagcagaggggagaagtccCACTTGTTTCAGAATGCACTGtcccttgacaaagattcacttgtactgtttctttgtcaggtggacagatgctaaagaaacaagtctgacttcttttaagaCGCTTTGTCCCCTCAAGatgattccattttactggaatagaggatcaggaatatgtttagtacTGCGAGCATAggaagaaattagaaaataaaaaaaaatccagaaaagatataattaacaaaataaaatatggagtccaGTCTTCCAGATGCAatagaaataatctacaagatggaatcagcagagggaagaagtcccactagttttggattgcactgttccttgacaaagattcacttgtactgtttctttgtaagGTGGACAGAGGCAGAAAAAAACAAGCCTGACATCTTTTAGgacgctgtgtcccctcaagatgattccattttactggaatagtggatcaggaatatgtttaggtCTGTGAACAtaggaagaaaatagaaaataaaaaaaaaaactccagaaaAGCTATTATTAGAAAAATGAAATATGGAGTGCAGCATTCcaaatgcaaaggaaataatctacaagttggactcagcagagggaagaagtcccacttgttttggaattcactgttccttgataaagattcacttgtactgtttctttgtcaggtggacagatgctaaagaaacaagtctgacttcttttagacacCGTGTCCCCTAAAGAAGATTCCATTGTTCTGGAATAGTGGAtgaggaatatgtttggtgctcaGAACagagaataaaatatggagtccggtCTTCCAGatgcaaaagaaataatctacaagatagattcagcagagggaagaagtcccacttgtttcagaatgcactgttccttgataaagattcacttgtactgtttctttgtcatgtggacagatgcagaagaaacaagtcttacttcttttagAACGCTgagttccctcaagaagattccattttactggaatagtggatgaggaatatgttccttgataaagattcacttgtactgtttctttgtcaggtggacagatgctaAAGAAACAAGCCTGACGTCTTTTAAGAcactgtgtcccctcaagaagattccattgttctggaatagtgggccaggaatatgtttggtgctcaGAACAGAGAATAAAATATGGTGTCCGGTCTTCCAGatgcaaaagaaataatctacaagatagattcagcagagggaagaagtcccacttgtttcagaatgcactgttccttgataaagattcacttgtactgtttctttgttatgtggacagatgcagaagaaacaagtctgacttcttttagaacgctgagtcccctcaagaagattccattttactggaatagtggatcaggaatatattTAGGGCtgtcaacatgaaaaaaaatagaaaataaaaaaaacatatagaattttgaaaaattcaaaaaaattaacccagccactgagggagggcaagccagcctcaacttggtgccggtcccaagcccgggtaaataggGAGGGTttgcggcaggaaaggcatccagccatgaaaaaattagccaaaatCAATATGGCtggtggagattgtgagattagagtTAATGCTAAGGCGTTCCCCGTAGGCAATGCATTGGGACCTCGCTTGATTCCTCCGAAAAATCGgaaagggctacccagtcatgggcaggCTGGGATAAATAcacaagctcagaggaaaatatctgaggaggatgagagtagcaactctgaatgtacGGACACTCTGGAAAAGGGcgggagctggttgacctcattcACAGAAGGAAGATTAGAGTACCATGTGTGCAGGAGACTaggtggaagagaaataaggcaaGGGAACTAGACGAAGGTTGTCAATTTTATTACAGtcgagcaaatatggaaggaagaaatggtgtaggaataatattatcgaaagatttgaaggaaagtttgattggagtgaataggaaaaatgacagaattatgagtttaaagctaggactgagAGCAACAATAGTCAACGTGGTGTGTGCCCATGCCCCGCAAGCTGGATGTAcaaaggaggagaaggatacattctgggagaagATGGACCAGGAATTATAATTTTTCTCCTCTGTTCATCCAGCTTGCGGgtcataggcacacaccacattgactattgttgctcccagtcccagctttaaactcataattctgtcatttttcctattcactccaatcaaacttttcttcaaatcttttgataatattattcctacactatttcttcctttcatatttgctccactgtaataagaTTTACAACCTTAGCCTAGTTCTCTTGTCTTATTTCCCTTTCACCTGGTCTTATGCACACACAACACTCCAATTTTCTTTCTCTCTGTGAGGTCAACCAGcttccttttccagtcattgtccccacattcaaagttgctactctcatcctctcagatattttcctctgagcttgcatctttaacccagcccgcccatgactgggtagcccttgtcGATTTTTCAGAGGGATCAAGTGAGGTCCCAATGTGTCACCTACAGAGAACGCCCTAGCGTTATTCTAATATCACAATCTCCaatggccatattggttttggctaatttttcatggccggatgcctttccagccgccaaccctccccatttacccgggcttgagaCCGGCACGGTTTGTTGaatgcggttcgacagacaagtgtttgaagtgatgttcgactgtgtgaacggggtatttggttgtcgaacacgttcgtcaaatATGTTTGCCAACACAAACAGTAcctcttgtggtttatttctttctgtatttcctttctcactggactgtttttctcagttggagacctttggtttatagcaccctgcatttccaactagggttgtaatcaataataataataataataataataataataataataatataactattatcattatcattattattattaatattattattattattattattattatttattatcatcatcatcattattattattattatcattattattattattattattattattattattattactggctgatCTATGAACCTAGCTCGAAAAGCAAGATCCTACAAACCCAAGGTCTCCataagagaaaaaatagcccagtgaggaaaggaaacaagtaaatagataATATCAAATCACAAGCTGTAAACctcagatatatataaaaaaacaccctTAATCCTGCAAATGCAATCTCACACGAAGCTATTCTCTTTCAATTACCTCCCTGGAGATCATAGGCTCCTGCCCCGAAGCCGACTTGGCCAAGTGGCGCATGACAATATTGGGCGGACCATTTTATGTCCCGATATATTAGGCATACACCACTCGTGAGGTTCCTAAAATAGGCGCATGTGATCTTTGGCCCTCATCATTCATCGCTGAGTCAGGGTTTTATCCAGTTTACGTAGATGGgcaatatacatagagagagatcAGTCCAGCTATTGTTTCACTTACTTGAATACAAATTTGTGTGGAACATGTGGGatagtatatataataaagagcaaatgtttgggtatatatatacatatatatatatatatatatatatatatatatatatatatatgtctgtgtgtatatatttttggtCATGTTCAGCTCTCCCTGTCAtttgggtaaggggagagggagtatttaTACCCCGGTGAGATGGTGCTACATGtttgtgagtgtgcatatctatctaaatatttagctgtcatttatgacgggttgcgtacactagcaaatgtatttataatataaagtgtgtgcgtatatatatacatgtatatatatatatatatatatatatatatatatatatatatatatatatatatatatatatgtatgtatgtatatatatttatatatatatagagtaaaatcAATTCTTTCCACATGTCTGGACCATCTCACAATACCCAGATTAATTCCTCCACCAATGGTAAATGTTCTATCACTCATATCAGGTATTTTACCACTATCAATTCCTCTTACACCCATTATCTACTCAAACAGCTACATTCCAACAGTttcgccctttttttttttaagctcgcTCATAACTTCTGCACCTCACTGCCATAAACGAAAGTTAGCTTAACTATCCCTTCAGATATCTACTACCTTTCTTAGCATCTGTTTTGTGAAtaaattttctgtttatatatatatatatatatatatatatatatatattatatatatatatatatatatatatatatatatatatatatatatatatatatatatatatatatatatgtgtgtgtgtgtgtgtgtgtgtgctctctcaTTCCTCTTGCATCTATATTAGCATCCGTTGCTCCATCTTCCGAgcttgaagacacacacacacgtgcgcacacacacacacgcgcgcgcacacatacacacacaaacacacacacatatatatatatatatatatatatatatatatatatatatatatatatatatatatatatatatatatacatatatatattgaaggcgatagccttagtggcgtcaatgtgtttcctgcacGAATCTTCatgtttcctcagcttctttaagttttcatacGTTATCCTCTGGTCTGATGAACGATGACTATTtcatttcttcatactttattcactactgCACTGTTTCGACAATACTTTCTGTAACAATGATTACTGGTTTCCATAAGTTTACAATTCATTTTATACATCAGCTTCaacaaatattacgattaattatgttgagattacaTTCAAAAGAAATTTTTGGAAAATATGTCATTTTACAAAATGTCCGGCCCTTATGCAAAAAGAcgaaattcgtggtcactttgcaaaatgacctaaatatttcGACATTTTGCGAAAGTGCCAAGATTTTGGTCCAATTACAAAATCATCAGGGTCATcgatggtaaggttacaaaatgtcagatctgcaagtaggttaggttaggttagattaggttagattAGCTTCTTGctgtttggacattttgtaaccatACCAacaatgatactgatgattttttaAATGGACCATANNNNNNNNNNNNNNNNNNNNNNNNNNNNNNNNNNNNNNNNNNNNNNNNNNNNNNNNNNNNNNNNNNNNNNNNNNNNNNNNNNNNNNNNNNNNNNNNNNNNNNNNNNNNNNNNNNNNNNNNNNNNNNNNNNNNNNNNNNNNNNNNNNNNNNNNNNNNNNNNNNNNNNNNNNNNNNNNNNNNNNNNNNNNNNNNNNNNNNNNNNNNNNNNNNNNNNNNNNNNNNNNNNNNNNNNNNNNNNNNNNNNNNNNNNNNNNNNNNNNNNNNNNNNNNNNNNNNNNNNNNNNNNNNNNNNNNNNNNNNNNNNNNNNNNNNNNNNNNNNNNNNNNNNNNNNNNNNNNNNNNNNNNNNNNNNNNNNNNNNNNNNNNNNNNNNNNNNNNNNNNNNNNNNNNNNNNNNNNNNNNNNNNNNNNNNNNNNNNNNNNNNNNNNNNNNNNNNNNNNNNNNNNNNNNNNNNNNNNNNNNNNNNNNNNNNNNNNNNNNNNNNNNNNNNNNNNNNNNNNtctaatttccttttctttttatctagttgtttacttattttatttcctttatggCAAAATAGGGATTAGCTCTCCAGACCCAGTACCATTCTGCTTCGATAGCGAAAATATAAGTGAAATTTCATGCAAGACTTTGCACAATTTCTATGGGGTCTTTCGACTTGAGACAGCGGAAAAATTTCATTTCATGCTTTACAGAAGAAGAGGAAgtcgtatcccatatatatatacacttttatattttttatatttttgacagAAGTATTTCGAGAGGTTGCTGGGGAGGATTTCAATGTTCAACAGGTTTTCTTCCTACATATTGTGTATTCTTCTtgctatttatataatatttatttcttttttatcattatacatTTACCAATTCCACATAAGCTATTAGTTTTTATATCGAGTTTAATAATTATCCTTTTTAtgattatacttttttatttagcCTCcaaattttcataatcttttcgCCATCGGCCTTCTGGAAGTATATAGTGTCAATATAACCAATATAACCaacttgtcttttttttctatatagacGCTCTTGAGTCTATTTATATGTCTATACGTTTGCTTATTTGCATAACCttgtatatatttagccgtcatttttgacggctcagtTACAGTGGTaaacatattatgtatataaattgatatatcaaatacacacatacacacacacacacacacatatatatatatatatatatacatatatacatactgcaaatacataattcatatatatgtgtacacacacacacacacacacacatatatatatatatatatttatttatatatatatatatatatatataatattctttgttaAGTTTTCAGTATGGTAAATAGTGTCCCTAATAAAGTTTAAAACTGCATAATTGCTAAACTGAGTTTTgccaaaaattaaaaaagaatattcttttcaGCTTTGGTCCAGCTCTTGTGACATAAGTTCTTTGAATTATTCAATGAATTTGAAATGCTTTGGTTATGTGATCCTGGTACAGCCAGTCCTGAAACTCTAGAATCTAAATAATGCACTGTTATAAACAtctatctttttcttgtttttataacaGTAGGCAAAAGTCCATCTGATATTTTCAAAAGGGCTTCTATGTGATAAATGTTAGATATCTACAtctaaaatgtaagaaatatgTCTAATCTAACATCATACATTTCTCTTACCAAATATTTCCGATTATTCTAAAGTTTCGTTGATCCCCTTGGctgtttattataaatattttttatagagaAATAATCATTCATTTTGTAACTGCTCGTATGCCTCATATAGAAGATTAATTCCGTCATGAAAGAATAAATTCAGAATTTATATATTCAC
Proteins encoded:
- the LOC137645125 gene encoding calponin homology domain-containing protein DDB_G0272472-like, encoding MAFKVNEAISVFMDIIGNLEGRFGWPQKAGSALLEQNLASEDMTVHLPGQLRTLQESWVFKWFSWLLPEAPCFEDGLAVTSQDGFLGRWLQRCPWIGGLWKAREELQQCELGLHQMETEALRFKDELKSMWFVGKLLSEFDFGGRKEEALSNGNKNFYIGMAAASVIFGGIMLARRRMAGEDVDNSSAEEYVPEMEPRCEDLLDGKELKMEDEDLTTLLENLEGENDKLRRNIEEMGRIVEIKENLQSDCNEKDLQMKELEKLMENIRNENDVVKKEQIEKNELVEELKKEVGELKAKKTKLESERVKKDFQMKEQENLMESIRNENEVVKAEQFEKNELAEKTKLESECAEKDLQMKEHEKLMGNIRNENEVVKKEQIEKNELVKELKKEVGELKAEKSRLESECVEKDLQMKEQENLMEFIRKENEVVKSEKFEKKELELKKEVGELKAEKSRLESECVEKDLQMKEQENLMEFIRKENEVVKSEKFEKKELVKELKNKELKKEVGELKAEKSRLESECVEKDLQMKEQENLMEFIRKENEVVKSEKFEKKELVKELKNKVDEFKQEREKLKADMAQYYEKLEFLCKIKDLKIMERNMIAESFENENEEMKKAQSKNMEQLNKLKKSVVSELNAEKEKLEAECAEKDLQMKKLKNWLENLRNENEKVKTNQNEKTKNLNKLKRDVLGLKVEKAELKSEYFEKDLQVKKLINLLENLRNENEKVKTNQNQEMEQLNKWKREVDQLKEEREKIKADMAQDNEKLEFACK
- the LOC137645126 gene encoding dnaJ homolog subfamily C member 7 homolog, with protein sequence MERNMIVEKFETENKEMKKVHTKNMEQLNKLKSVVCELKAEKEKLVAEKAEVHKAENKDEQKRKSLLMAGLFAQMNNSPKYEVDIFTEALSMEAHYEKETAILHVLRAEANSATENPPHIDFVLDCSMAIEKGLEGWKAYMLRGRHLVKLGIFEAALKDFETVKVKKSEKFLKIIEDTKALQKEWEEKGHYEILGLEQTATKAEIIRSFRDLSMMFHPDRHRDKPEFLQEAFEEKYRKVVNAKLILVDEGNRRDYDEELRHEKEYDHWERSGGQWYRQGPTRHQPGQWNQQRRQYNQGRPRWEDHRQYYQGPRRDQHRQGNQYYY